From a region of the Gossypium raimondii isolate GPD5lz chromosome 10, ASM2569854v1, whole genome shotgun sequence genome:
- the LOC128033973 gene encoding secreted RxLR effector protein 161-like, protein MDRVLGKFSNDNSGIARTPIDTSQHLSENRGKSVNQVEYARVINSLMYLMSYTRPNTASTVSSLSKFTSNPGGNHWKAIVRILRYLRYTWDYGLHYSRDPTILEGFSDANWIYDIQDAKGTSGYIFKLGGGALSWKSSRQMIISRSAIESKFVALEKSREEVE, encoded by the coding sequence ATGGACAGGGTTCTTGGAAAATTTAGCAATGATAATTCCGGTATAGCCAGAACTCCAATAGATACGAGCCAACATCTGTCCGAAAATAGAGGTAAAAGCGTTAACCAAGTGGAATATGCCAGGGTCATAAACAGTCTAATGTACCTTATGAGCTATACTAGACCAAATACTGCTTCCACCGTGAGCAGTTTAAGCAAATTCACAAGCAATCCGGGGGGAAACCACTGGAAAGCAATTGTGAGGATACTGAGATATCTTAGATATACTTGGGACTATGGATTACATTATTCCAGAGATCCTACTATTTTAGAAGGATTCTCAGATGCCAACTGGATATATGATATTCAAGATGCCAAAGGCACAAGTGGATATATCTTTAAATTGGGAGGAGGAGCTTTGTCATGGAAATCCTCAAGACAAATGATTATAAGCAGATCCGCAATAGAATCTAAGTTTGTAGCTCTAGAAAAATCTAGAGAAGAGGTAGAATGA